Below is a window of Ahaetulla prasina isolate Xishuangbanna chromosome 1, ASM2864084v1, whole genome shotgun sequence DNA.
aaaaaaaaaaaagagagaaattttcgcccccccttcagtttcgttttagaaaaActaaaagcagagcgatacatcaaagggagctttgctgttgaatcgaaactgaatggagattttatcttattgtgtttgactgtggactgttggattatattacgttgtttaagtattttacaaggggattctcagcaggaactttgtcatggaggttctttcagaagaatggatttgtgactttatacaggactacacagaaagtatgtatttaatcattcaaaaatatgaattgataaaaaatggggacgttttggatgagagcttggagcaaattaatcagtgcaattattcggaaaatggaatggaggatatacaaataaaagtggataaatatgaagatttgatcgtgaagaaacaaggtgttgtaaagaagttttctttaaatagtttggatggactgcctgaatttgtgctacaggagattgttcctcaaatggaaaagactcacaagcttaatgtttcccaagatttctctttttggactgatggaatatacggcagtaatttttggatttttggacataaggaattactaggaaatattgtgattgactttttaaaaggagtattgaaggaaagacagagattaatgcaccaaaaaaaatggcaagagacaaaagtattattcttggaacaaggtttttttaaaatattaatagacaaaaatattagtgtcccgaaagacaatttgtgaggaatctggtttggatctatactggattttgatgaggaagaacAAAAGtttaatagatattgtaattttctgtattgtaattttataaggtgttgcactaaattttaaatagaatattttcaaaagatcttatgtaagaaagacatggggggggaaattatatggttataggagttataagggacatattttttgaattggattggatttttatgctttagctggttttaaatactttaggattaatttgttctattgattcatATATCTTACtattgttattcttaattttatttttatttttattttttgaaggattttggttatgttaggaggaagtcagagctagagaggaaaattggtataatagttttgggagaaaattttcttagcatatgtttgttttattttaactataccttgtgcttgttccaggaagccaggggggagggggggagggtattagtgaagggaggggggttggggggaaagggggaaattttttttttctgtaaaactttttgaataaaaaaaaaaaattgctctgtATTTAGTTCTCCCCTGTCAGGAATGTAGACAAGACAAAAACATTTCTATGCTACCATGAACACACTTTAAATCAAGGAGAAATAGGGAAGAGAAAGCTAATTCTGTGCAGGAGGGCTACCATCAGCTTTCTCTTTCCTTTAATTCCCAGAAGGATTCCCACACTTGTTCCATACTTTTACGCCTAATACTCCTGGTTTCTTTCTAATGTTGCTTTCATATAGGAATACTTCTGAAACTGGACCCTCTGTTAAGGAGTAGGAGAAGGAATAATGTTGGAGGTCTGGTTCAAGACTAGAGCATGCAAGAAGACACTCTTTTGCTCAGGACTAGCACCATTATTAGTGGCAACGAAGGAAGCTCTGGTAGAACAAGCCCCCACATTATGGTCATTGAATCTCTCAGGCTTCTCTCATTTTTGTCACGGAACTGATAGGACCTGCAGGTTGCACATCAGGAAGGGAACTTGGCAAGAAGCCCATCGCAAAATGGGGACCAGGGAAGGCTCAAATTCTGGATGGTTGAACATTCTCTATTGTTGATATAAAACTTTCAATGGAAGCAGGACTTAGAAGCAAAAGTTGATCAAAGAAGGAAATGGGTGTGGTTtttgaatttgtttttctttcccaaatGTTGATTTAAGACTGAGCAGTATCTGAAGAGAATTGACACAATAAAAGGTCCTGAGTGCTTACAAGGAAACTGCATAAAAGAAATTCAAATGCTACACAGATTTCTCACCAAACCACGATTTTGACGGTTTGCAGCTGCTACACAAAGTGATCCAGAAGAAATAAACtatggaaaacaaaaaagaaaaacaaatgattGTAGTCCACTGGAAATAAAAGGGGGAAATTATCAGAaaatgacctaagcgtagtacataaaatcatctgccacaatgtcctacctgtcaatgactacttcagcttcaatcacaatacacgagcaaataatagatacaaactcaaggtaaaccgctccaaactcgattgcaaaaaatatgacttcagcaacagagtggtcaatacctggaatgcactacctgactctgtggtttcttccccaaacccccaaaactttaacctgagactgtctactgttgacctcactccattcctaagaggtctgtaaggggcgtggataagacaccagtgtgcctatcatCATTGTCCTAGGTCCTTTTTActgttactcttttcatgtatcttatatgttatcttatatatgcttgacaaataaaaataaagaaaagaaaaataaagaaagaaaatccgACACCCATGAGAAGCCAGATAGGTGCCAATGCAAACAGGACTTCTATAAGTATCCCTTAGTCATTACTACCATGGTGCATGACTCAACAAAAATGTGCACATACTTACAAATATCCCTTCCCAAAAGGGGTAACCTCCAATTGCAGACAAGGGAAGATAGTAACGAGAAAATAGACGAAGTGAGACAGCCCCAAAGCCAATGTGAATCAGACCAATCATGATTTGGACAGCCTACAGAAGGAAAACACATAAAATAAGACTTCATTCACTGAATCTGAGAAAGAGAAATATGCTAAACTCAAATGGGAGAAGGGACATCTTGGGACACTGTTGTCACTATGTACCAGGCATTTACTCCAAATTATGATCCAGATtctaattgaaagagttttaaaaaacaaaaacattttcccccctttttcccccctccctcccaaaaaaaaccaaaaaaaacccttcccctggtcaatcacaaggtattgttatacataaaccaaacatagaataaaattttccttccaatccaaataaccacatccaaagcttttcatctcccaaccctccccattacataaaataagacTTCATTCACTGAATCTGAGAAAGAGAAATATGCTAAACTCAAATGGGAGAAGGGACATCTTGGGACACTGTTGTCACTATGTACCAGGCATTTACTCCAAATTATGATCCAGATtctaattgaaagagttttaaaaaacaaaaacattttcccccctttttcccccctccctcccaaaaaaaaccaaaaaaaacccttcccctggtcaatcacaaggtattgttatacataaaccaaacatagaataaaattttcccttccaatccaaataaccacatccaaagcttttcatctcccaaccccctccccattacataaaataactttctaattattcaaaggcaatctgatatttcttaatctgatatctgttttgtagataatcaatccatttttccattcaattaaatatctttcctgcgtattgtcttttaaaaacgctgagattttagccatctcagccaaattaataactttcaatatccattcttctattgtaggtatctcttctttcttccagtattgtccaatcaacagtcttgctgctgttattaaattcagaatcaatttagtctcaatccctgtacaatccgttataattcccaaaaggaaaaattgtggcaggaactttatcttcttcttcagtacattttgaataatccaccaaattcttatccaaaagaccttaattttcttgcaagtccaccaaatatgaaaatatgtagcatcatcacaatcacacctccaacatttcgcttggatattaggatacatacatgataattttttaagtgccatctataaaacatcttataaaaattttcccttaaattctgtgcttgtgtaaacttaacatttctaacccaaattttctcccatgtttccaacattattggttcctgaatattctgtgcccattttatcatacaatcctttaccaaatccttttccgaatctatttcaagcaacacattatacaatctctttatatgctcctgggtctgatttctaatttgctttattaaattttcctccctttgcattataccaattttttgatcttctttccatctagcacttatttgcccatattgaaaccaagtataattcctcccttcttcatttaatacctgtaatgattttaattgcaatctacctccttcagcatacaaaagttctttataagtaatcatttcctgtttctgttctatatttatattctctattgcatgtctagggctcgcccatataggaatcttgtattctaatttataggaatattttttccagacccgcaaaagagcacttctcaacacatgattcttaaaagccctatccagaTTCTAGAGTGATCTACAGTGGCACCACCATTGTTAGGAAGAAGGACTATAAGAATATCAAGATGGAGAGAGAAATGTCACTTCTCTCACTACAGACTCCTTGACAGGAACTTAAGCAGGATCATAAGCACAAAGAAAATTCAACTACCTTGGGCTGCAGCCAATCTATGACCAGGTTCTTCTGGAGAAATGCCTGATAGTTGCACTtcccagaaggaagggagaaaaagaaacttCATATCAGAGTCAGAATTTCTGTAGAAAGACAAAAGAAACTACCAGGAATAAAAGAGGTTTCTGGGGTATATTCCAGAACCAGACAATAGCCAAACTAACTTCCTAACTTCAACATGGAGCTCACAGGTCTTtacttagccaataaaatctTAATGGACTACAAAGTAACGCATGCGTACCCCAAGCACTTTGGGCTCAGCGTTGAAGAATCTCTCCAAAGGACCCTTTTGTTGGACTTGTTGAGGAGCATTGTTGGAAATTCCAAGTTGCTGAGCTCCATACTGAGGATATGGAATTGCTCCAGATGCCTGAAGAGCAGCGCTAGACAATCCAGGGGCCGTTTGAATTATGTTTGCTCCATTTGAGGGGATGAGAACTACAGTTCCACTGGCCATTCTTGTTGGAAGTGTTGCCACAGTTAAATTACCTGGAAACGAACAAGTGAGGAAAAGTTAATGTCTTAACATCAAGGAGGCAATTTCTGGTCCTTCTTAATGTCTCTTTATGAGATAACATTTGCCTGCAGTAAAACTGAAGAAGATTGCCAGAAGGGTTCAGGGAGCAGGgtaataaaaacatacaatttTCTCTGGGATAAACATCTTTCCTATCCCAACAGTTCagtcagaaccaaagaagcttctttgctgagaagtgaaatgttttcaagaaaaaaacccacaaaactccagtttccttttgaaaaactcctttatttatttatttatttatttttagatttttataccgcccttctcccgaaggactcagggcggttcacagccaaaataaaactgtactaatatacataataaaaacaattataaaaatcttattaaatatcaggccagattaaaactatttaaaacataaaaaccccaaatagttaaaacagaatattaataactgctaaaaatttctatgccagtcctgcgcgaataaataggtaagtcttcaactcgcagcgaaaggtccgaaggtcaggtagttgacgtagtcctgggggaagttcattccagagggtgggagcccccacagagaaggccctttccctgggggccgccagctgacattgtttggcggacggcaccctgaggagtccctctctgtgagagcgcacgggtcggtgggaggcaatgggTAGCAgtagggacaaccatgacctgaaggattgagaatctccatagatatcaggGAGGAAAGGCTAATCAGAACATGAAAAACATGCATATTAAATTTTTCAACGCAAAAAGTGTCTTTCTCATCTTACCACCACCTCAGATCCACCCAGCTGAATGGCATTTTTCATTTGGGCAAGGTTTTATTGTACTTGCTCTCTTGTCCTGTTACTGGCAGATGGATCTAAGGCATCAGGCATCTAAGATCATGCTGATTGACACCTTCCAGCAAGTTCATACCGATTTGGACAGAACAAGTTACTGGGAAGGACACAAGAACAGGGATCTGTATCCCATCTTTGCTTCATTGATGTGGGGAGGTTTCTCATCAGAACACAACTGGACCACCAGACTGAGTTTTCTAATAAAACTCCTGACAAACCCAGAAAGCGGGGAAGCGATTCAATAAAGTCCTAACTGCCATCAACACCTAATAACGCTCCGGATTTTTAAAACTCTGACCCAATGGCCCGAATTAATCCCACCAGTTAGGATTTATACAGACCTTAAGAGGAAGCTACTTCCATCTTGAGCTGTATTAATTGGCAATCATTGGAAATTTGCACGGCGCCTTTGAGCCTATTGGGCACTTTCATCACGGCAAGATTGACTGCAAACTCTTTCCTGTCCGCTAATTCTCCCCTAAAATCCACCCATTTAGAAGACCTGCCGTGGCTGCATGGCTGGGAAGACCGCGGGTCACGGGTGGATGGCTGCAGGGGAGAACCGACAGGCACCGGATGGTCCAAATATTAATtccacattattttttaaagaaattacttACGGCAACCTCTCAAGACTAAGTACACGAAAGCCCCAGGAAAGAGGGAAGTACCTTAACGGGAACAGGTGAAGGGCGGGGTTCCTCCGACTATTAAAAGGGGGGATTTACTCATAGCTTAATCGAGGACTCCAGAAAAAACCCTTTAACTATAGCAACAAAACTCTCCAAATTCATAAAGTCCTGTTATTCCCAGGCTAAAACGAATCACTGAAATCAAACTCGTCCCTCGACATCTCTTtcgcttctctctccaaagtccCAAGTTTTCAACCACTCGGAGACTTCCACAATCTTTGCAGGAATCGCCAGAAATAAAAAGAAGGGGGCGCACATTATGATCACAGCCTCCCAGTCCGTCACACACACACCCGAGCTCTTTAAGTAGCCCTCGTCCGGCGGAGGAATTCCCCCCCTCCTTTAATCCACCGGCGCTCCTTACAGCTTTCGGGTTGCTCTTTTTAGTGCTTGAACAGGCAAAGCCTAAGGGGAGGCTGGAGGGACTCGATCCTAACCTCCGATTGCGCTCCTTGCGAAACTCTCTTTGAAAACTTCAGAGGCCGCTGAAACATCGGGACCGCATCGTTTAGCAAATAAGGAAATACCGAAGGGAAATCCTCTCCGTTTATTTTCAAAGTTAGGATGAGTAAACCTATTACGTTTACTTTTGCACTTAAACTGAACATTTGCTTTTTGGTTGACTGCTCCCTACTATACATTTCCTCTCTtttggagacaccccccccccacttcttccaCTATGTATGTTACACGGGAGCGCCCTCTGGAGTCCTGATCCTCCTATTGCTGTTTTTTGTTGGGCTGTCCTACGAACGTCTATGGGTCTTGAGAACAGGTCGTTTCAATGTCTATAATAAGTGTTCTGGAagaagaccagtggtgaaatccaattttttttactaccagtcgtcggcgtgctgtggcttggtgggcatggcaggggaaggatactgcaaaatccccattccctccctacttctgggagaaggatattgcaaaatctccattcccaccccactctggggccagccagaggtgatatttgctgcttctccaaactacccaaaatttccgctatcagtacTCAAAAATTCCgataccgattctccagaacctgtcagaacctgctggatttcacctctgggagAGATGCTTGTGACCACCTTCCCCCTCCATGAGCTGTGCTATTCCCAGATTTCATCTCTTTAAAAAGCTGCTTGCCGTAGATGCCAAGGTAATTTCCCTATATTATGATTGGCTTTTCAGTCTTTAATTCAATTCCTAGCAGTTCATTTCAAGGGGAAATTAGACAGGGGTTTCAATCAGTGGGATGATAACCAGCTGTGAGTGTGGCAGGTCCAGTTACCTGACACAATATAATTCTGAATTTAAGAAAAGGCAAGAGGAAACCCAAAATGTTTTGGATGAAATACAAATATGAGTTAAATAATTTACTAGGGAACATAAATCCGTCAAGAAATTAAGATTTTATAGTAACAGTTATCCATGTTAACCACAAGAGAACTGGAAATGCAAAACACAGACATTTTCAATTTGTGAATAAACCAGGAAAATGGTTATTGTATAAgctgcaaagagaaaaaaattgaaatacaaGAGGgagataatgtattttttttaattgaaaaagttttacaacaacaattaacttttttccctcccatcccccctcccctcttcttcccccctccctccaaaacccccctcccccaccccaccccgacttcccggagcaaacacaaggtatagttcaatgaacaaacagtcatacattaaatttttaaaatctaacacaattataatccttctctttcacataacctgacttctaaGAGGGAGATAATGTATTGATGGACATTGTGGCTatataaaaaatatcaatatttaatttatataaaggACATGTTATTCCATTGGAGGAAACAACTGAGTATCAGAAATACTAATACAGagtaaagaaatcaaagagaaagataaatgcaaaagt
It encodes the following:
- the LOC131184027 gene encoding membrane-spanning 4-domains subfamily A member 15-like, which produces MASGTVVLIPSNGANIIQTAPGLSSAALQASGAIPYPQYGAQQLGISNNAPQQVQQKGPLERFFNAEPKVLGAVQIMIGLIHIGFGAVSLRLFSRYYLPLSAIGGYPFWEGIFFISSGSLCVAAANRQNRGLVKSSIWMNITSAIMALTGIILYLYEMVTNRPSVSNTTVINSVGYGVSVLLFLFSLLEFCITVSLAHFGCQATCSSGAQPTMVCVPYQVIGGGEVAAEPNSLPPPPTYDNVVTKSQ